The proteins below are encoded in one region of Serratia symbiotica:
- a CDS encoding tyrosine-type recombinase/integrase, producing the protein MVGKQEGKPLSFKAVEMMKPGDKDKADVGENRGLRVSCGATGVKSFFYRYTSPLTGKLAQVKIGNFPQTSLAAARLKLHELKLLRQEGRCPASELKQDKLQRAIEAEQASIPELTVQGLVELYLTERIEDRKTNDGKIIPGARKPKGQAEVRRTLYGDAVKTLGTRNAAEITRQDIINLINSIVARGATVQAGNVLRELSLAYEFAIGLGRFDDSFANPALLAKSSLRQTRIKLTNERGTRVLSEDELAKFLKWLPGSAYTPTIKNVLRLTLWTGCRTGEVCNMAWKDVDLEKGTIHLRETKTGIERYVQLSDQAIDFLNVLRLTSDKYLFSSQATKKPIQQKYLTENSWRLRESGQMLDIPHWTPHDLRRTVRTGLSRLQCPNEVAEAVLGHTRGGVEGICNLYKYDAECRKWLQVWADYLDKLL; encoded by the coding sequence ATGGTAGGAAAACAAGAGGGAAAGCCACTTTCGTTTAAAGCGGTAGAAATGATGAAGCCTGGCGACAAAGATAAGGCTGATGTAGGCGAAAATCGTGGCTTACGTGTCTCCTGCGGTGCAACTGGGGTTAAGTCTTTTTTCTACCGTTACACAAGTCCTCTGACTGGCAAGCTTGCTCAGGTTAAAATTGGTAACTTCCCGCAGACTTCTCTCGCCGCTGCACGTCTTAAACTCCACGAATTAAAGCTCCTCCGACAGGAAGGTCGGTGCCCTGCCTCAGAGCTTAAGCAAGATAAGCTCCAGCGTGCGATTGAAGCTGAACAGGCTAGTATCCCTGAATTGACCGTACAGGGATTAGTTGAACTGTATCTTACCGAGCGTATTGAGGATCGTAAAACGAATGATGGGAAGATCATTCCCGGAGCCAGAAAGCCTAAAGGGCAGGCCGAGGTCCGCCGTACTCTCTATGGTGATGCCGTTAAAACCTTAGGAACACGAAATGCTGCTGAGATTACGCGCCAGGATATCATTAATTTAATCAATAGCATTGTAGCCCGAGGGGCAACCGTACAGGCCGGTAATGTTCTGAGGGAACTTTCACTCGCTTATGAGTTTGCAATTGGCCTTGGGCGTTTTGATGACAGTTTTGCGAATCCGGCCTTGTTAGCAAAATCCAGCTTACGACAGACCAGAATTAAGCTCACAAACGAACGAGGAACCCGAGTACTGAGCGAGGACGAGCTTGCTAAATTCCTTAAATGGCTTCCGGGCTCTGCTTATACGCCAACGATCAAAAACGTGTTACGGCTGACTCTCTGGACCGGGTGTCGTACCGGTGAAGTCTGCAATATGGCATGGAAGGATGTTGATCTTGAAAAAGGCACGATTCATCTGCGAGAAACTAAAACAGGGATAGAGCGCTACGTACAGTTATCTGATCAAGCGATCGACTTTCTCAACGTTCTACGCCTTACCTCTGACAAATATCTATTCTCTTCGCAAGCCACAAAGAAGCCTATCCAGCAGAAGTATCTAACTGAAAACTCATGGCGTCTACGTGAAAGCGGTCAAATGCTTGATATACCTCATTGGACGCCGCACGATCTGCGTCGTACAGTACGAACGGGGTTATCTCGTTTGCAGTGTCCAAATGAGGTAGCAGAGGCCGTATTGGGGCATACACGTGGCGGCGTTGAAGGGATTTGTAATTTGTATAAGTATGATGCAGAGTGCCGGAAGTGGTTGCAGGTGTGGGCGGATTATTTGGATAAATTGCTATAA
- a CDS encoding phosphoadenylyl-sulfate reductase: protein MAEFDPAALNALLKSGQALAVVNGQLEALSAEQRVEWALKHLPGEFVLSSSFGIQAAVCLHLVTRIRPDIPVILTDTGYLFPETYQFIDQLVDKLKLNLRVFRAEQSPAWQEVRYGKLWEQGVEGIEKYNQINKVEPMNRALETLGAQTWFAGLRREQSASRATLQVLAVQRGIFKILPIIDWDNRKIYQYLTEHGLSYHPLWEQGYLSVGDTHTSQKWQPGMSEEETRFFGLKRECGLHED, encoded by the coding sequence ATGGCGGAATTCGATCCGGCGGCGCTGAATGCGCTGCTGAAATCCGGGCAGGCCCTGGCGGTAGTGAACGGCCAGTTAGAAGCCCTCTCTGCCGAGCAACGGGTTGAATGGGCATTGAAGCATCTGCCCGGCGAGTTTGTGCTCTCTTCCAGCTTTGGTATACAGGCAGCGGTGTGCCTGCATTTGGTCACCCGTATCAGGCCGGATATCCCGGTGATCCTTACCGATACCGGCTATCTGTTCCCGGAAACTTATCAGTTTATCGATCAGTTGGTTGACAAACTGAAGCTAAACTTGCGGGTGTTCCGTGCTGAACAGTCTCCTGCTTGGCAAGAGGTGCGCTATGGCAAGCTATGGGAGCAGGGCGTGGAAGGTATCGAAAAATACAACCAAATCAACAAGGTTGAACCGATGAACCGGGCGCTGGAAACGCTGGGGGCGCAAACGTGGTTTGCTGGCCTACGGCGCGAGCAGTCTGCTAGCCGCGCCACTTTGCAGGTGCTGGCGGTGCAGCGCGGGATATTTAAGATCCTGCCGATCATCGACTGGGATAACCGCAAGATTTACCAATATCTGACCGAACACGGTCTAAGTTATCATCCGTTGTGGGAGCAAGGCTATTTGTCGGTCGGCGACACCCACACCAGCCAAAAATGGCAACCGGGCATGAGCGAAGAAGAAACCCGCTTCTTTGGCCTGAAGCGCGAGTGCGGTTTGCACGAAGACTAG
- the cysI gene encoding assimilatory sulfite reductase (NADPH) hemoprotein subunit: MSDKHPGPLVVEGKLTDAERMKKESHFLRGTIAEDLNDGLTGGFNGDNVLLIRFHGMYQQDDRDIRAERTEQKLEPRYAMMLRCRLPGGIISPQQWLDIDKFAQESTLYGSIRITNRQTFQLHGILKGNVKPVHQLLNQLGLDALATANDVNRNVLCTSNPVESELHQEAYEWAKAISEHLLPRTRAYAEVWLDQKKVATTDEEPILGATYLPRKFKTTVVIPPQNDVDLHANDMNFVAIAENGKLVGFNLLVGGGLSIEHGNKKTYARQASEFGYLPLEHTLAVAEAVVTTQRDWGNRTDRKNAKTKYTLERVGVDVFRAEVEKRAGIRFAPIRPYHFTGRGDRIGWVKGIDNHWHLTLFIENGRLLDYPGRPLKTGMAEIAKIHQGDFRLTANQNLIVAGVAESEKVKIEALAREHRLIDDSASDQRKNSMACVSFPTCPLAMAEAERFLPAFVTQVEGLLHQHGIGDEHIVLRITGCPNGCGRALLAELGLVGKAVGRYNLYLGGNREGTRIPCMYRENINEEEILKEIDYLVSRWAQERHANEGFGNFTLRAGIVRPVVDPAQDFWD, translated from the coding sequence ATGAGTGATAAACACCCTGGGCCTCTGGTGGTTGAAGGCAAACTGACTGACGCCGAGCGCATGAAGAAGGAAAGCCACTTCCTGCGTGGCACTATCGCCGAAGATTTGAATGATGGTCTAACGGGCGGTTTCAACGGTGACAATGTTCTGCTGATCCGTTTTCACGGTATGTACCAGCAGGATGACCGCGACATCCGCGCCGAGCGCACCGAGCAGAAGCTGGAACCGCGCTATGCGATGATGCTACGCTGCCGTCTGCCGGGTGGCATCATCAGCCCGCAGCAGTGGCTGGACATCGACAAATTTGCCCAGGAAAGCACGCTGTACGGCAGCATTCGCATCACCAACCGTCAAACTTTCCAGCTTCACGGCATTCTTAAGGGTAATGTCAAACCAGTACATCAGTTGCTGAATCAACTGGGGCTTGATGCGCTGGCGACCGCCAACGACGTGAACCGCAACGTACTTTGTACCTCTAACCCGGTGGAGTCCGAGCTGCATCAGGAGGCTTACGAATGGGCGAAGGCGATCTCCGAACATCTGCTGCCGCGTACCCGCGCCTACGCAGAAGTGTGGCTGGATCAGAAAAAGGTGGCCACCACCGATGAGGAGCCGATCCTCGGAGCCACCTATTTGCCACGTAAATTCAAAACGACGGTAGTGATCCCGCCGCAAAATGACGTCGATCTGCACGCCAACGACATGAACTTTGTGGCGATCGCTGAAAACGGTAAGCTGGTGGGTTTCAATCTGTTGGTGGGGGGCGGCCTGTCTATTGAGCACGGTAACAAGAAGACCTATGCGCGCCAAGCCAGCGAATTTGGCTATCTCCCGCTAGAGCATACGCTGGCAGTGGCGGAGGCGGTAGTCACCACCCAACGCGACTGGGGCAACCGCACCGACCGTAAAAACGCCAAAACCAAATATACGCTGGAACGTGTCGGGGTGGATGTCTTCCGCGCCGAAGTGGAAAAACGCGCTGGCATCCGTTTTGCGCCGATCCGCCCGTACCACTTCACTGGTCGTGGTGATCGCATCGGTTGGGTGAAAGGCATCGACAACCACTGGCATTTGACACTGTTTATCGAGAATGGCCGTCTGCTGGATTATCCAGGGCGTCCGCTGAAAACCGGTATGGCCGAGATCGCCAAGATCCACCAGGGCGATTTCCGCTTAACCGCCAATCAGAACCTGATCGTCGCTGGCGTAGCGGAAAGTGAGAAGGTGAAGATCGAAGCACTGGCGCGCGAACACCGGTTGATTGACGACAGTGCCAGCGATCAACGCAAGAACTCGATGGCCTGCGTATCGTTCCCGACTTGCCCGCTGGCGATGGCGGAGGCCGAGCGTTTCCTACCGGCATTCGTTACCCAGGTGGAAGGGCTACTGCATCAGCACGGCATAGGCGATGAGCACATTGTGCTGCGCATCACTGGTTGCCCAAATGGCTGTGGCCGCGCGCTGTTGGCGGAACTTGGGCTAGTGGGCAAGGCAGTGGGGCGTTATAACCTGTATTTGGGGGGCAACCGTGAAGGCACGCGCATTCCGTGCATGTATCGCGAAAACATCAATGAAGAAGAAATCCTGAAAGAGATCGACTATCTGGTTAGCCGTTGGGCGCAAGAGCGCCATGCCAATGAAGGGTTTGGCAATTTCACCCTCCGCGCGGGTATTGTCCGGCCGGTAGTCGATCCGGCGCAGGATTTCTGGGACTGA
- the cysJ gene encoding NADPH-dependent assimilatory sulfite reductase flavoprotein subunit, producing MTTQVPPTPLLPLTPEQLARLQAAIGEYSPTQLAWLSGYLWGMINQQLGAVTTSPTAASITIISASQTGNARRLAEQLRDDLLAAKLSANLINAGDYKFKQIAQERLLVIVASTQGEGEPAEEAVALHKFLFSKKAPKLNDTAYAVFGLGDTSYENFCQSGKDFDGKLAELGAERLVERVDADVEYQTLATTWRKRLVEVLKVRVPVENATAGVLASGAVAQLDSSPYSKEQPLTAQLALKQKITGRRSDKDVRHIEIDLGDSDLCYQPGDALGVWFDNDPALVDELVQLLWLKGDEPVVVGGKTLPLAGALRSHFELTQNTLPIVDKYAALSRDETLIGLLSDKVALQQYAHHTPIVDMVRQAPADLNAEQLIGLLRPLTPRLYSIASSQAETANEVHITVGVVRYDINGRARAGGASSFLADRLEEDGDLRVFIEHNDNFRLPANPDAPVIMIGPGTGIAPFRAFMQQRNADGAGGKNWLFFGNPHFTEDFLYQVEWQRYVKDGLLTRIDLAWSRDQQHKVYVQDKLREQGAEVWRWLQEGAHIYVCGDANRMAKDVENTLLALVAEHGGMDTEQADEFLSELRLERRYQRDVY from the coding sequence ATGACGACTCAGGTTCCTCCAACCCCTTTGCTCCCGCTGACGCCCGAACAATTGGCGCGCTTGCAGGCAGCGATTGGTGAGTATTCGCCAACGCAGTTAGCGTGGCTGTCAGGCTACCTCTGGGGAATGATTAACCAACAGCTTGGAGCCGTGACCACTTCGCCCACTGCTGCCAGCATCACCATTATTTCCGCCTCCCAGACTGGCAATGCGCGCCGTTTAGCGGAACAGTTACGTGACGATTTGCTGGCCGCCAAGTTGAGTGCCAATCTGATCAACGCTGGTGATTACAAATTCAAGCAAATCGCGCAAGAGCGTCTGCTGGTGATTGTCGCCTCGACCCAAGGGGAAGGTGAACCAGCGGAAGAAGCGGTGGCGCTGCATAAATTCCTGTTCTCGAAGAAAGCGCCGAAGCTTAACGACACCGCCTATGCGGTGTTTGGGCTGGGTGATACCTCTTATGAGAACTTTTGCCAGTCAGGTAAAGATTTTGATGGCAAACTGGCTGAACTGGGGGCTGAACGTCTGGTAGAACGGGTTGACGCTGATGTGGAATATCAAACACTGGCTACCACCTGGCGCAAACGGCTGGTAGAGGTGTTAAAAGTACGTGTGCCGGTGGAAAACGCCACAGCGGGTGTGCTGGCCAGCGGCGCGGTCGCTCAGCTCGATAGCAGCCCCTACAGCAAAGAACAACCGCTGACCGCCCAACTGGCGCTAAAACAGAAGATTACTGGCCGTCGTTCAGATAAGGATGTGCGCCATATCGAGATCGACCTTGGCGATTCAGACCTGTGCTACCAACCGGGCGACGCACTGGGCGTGTGGTTTGACAACGATCCGGCGTTGGTGGATGAACTAGTACAACTGCTGTGGCTGAAAGGTGACGAACCGGTGGTGGTGGGGGGTAAAACCTTGCCGCTGGCGGGAGCGCTGCGCAGTCACTTCGAATTGACGCAGAATACCCTGCCGATCGTCGATAAATACGCGGCACTTTCACGCGACGAAACGCTGATCGGCCTGTTGTCGGATAAGGTGGCGTTGCAGCAGTACGCCCACCACACGCCGATCGTCGATATGGTACGTCAGGCCCCGGCCGATCTGAACGCCGAGCAGTTGATTGGTCTCTTGCGTCCGCTGACGCCACGTCTGTACTCCATCGCCTCCTCGCAGGCCGAAACCGCAAACGAAGTGCATATCACCGTTGGGGTGGTGCGTTACGACATTAATGGCCGCGCCCGTGCGGGTGGTGCATCGAGCTTCCTGGCCGATCGTTTGGAAGAAGATGGCGACCTGCGAGTGTTTATCGAACATAACGACAACTTCCGTCTACCGGCCAACCCGGACGCACCGGTGATCATGATTGGCCCTGGCACCGGCATTGCGCCGTTCCGCGCCTTTATGCAACAGCGTAATGCTGACGGGGCTGGCGGTAAAAACTGGTTGTTCTTTGGCAACCCGCACTTTACCGAGGATTTTCTGTATCAGGTCGAATGGCAGCGCTATGTGAAAGACGGCCTGCTGACACGCATCGATCTGGCGTGGTCACGCGACCAACAACATAAAGTTTACGTACAAGACAAACTGCGCGAACAGGGCGCAGAAGTGTGGCGTTGGCTCCAGGAAGGCGCGCACATTTACGTCTGTGGTGATGCCAACCGTATGGCGAAAGACGTGGAAAACACATTACTGGCACTGGTGGCCGAGCACGGTGGCATGGATACCGAGCAGGCGGATGAATTTTTGAGTGAGCTGCGCCTTGAGCGCCGTTATCAGCGAGATGTTTACTGA
- the queD gene encoding 6-carboxytetrahydropterin synthase QueD, with product MATTLFKDFQFEAAHRLPHVPEGHKCARLHGHSFMVRLEVTGEVNPHTGWVMDFAELKAVFTPIWERLDHHYLNDIPGLENPTSEVLATWIWQQLKPQLPELTAVRVKETCTAGCVYKG from the coding sequence ATGGCAACCACGCTGTTTAAAGATTTTCAATTTGAAGCCGCACACCGTCTGCCGCATGTGCCGGAGGGCCACAAATGCGCTCGCCTGCATGGGCATTCATTTATGGTGCGTCTGGAAGTGACCGGTGAAGTGAACCCCCATACCGGTTGGGTGATGGATTTTGCCGAGCTTAAGGCCGTGTTCACACCAATTTGGGAACGTTTGGATCACCATTACCTTAATGATATTCCAGGATTGGAAAACCCCACCAGCGAAGTGCTCGCCACCTGGATCTGGCAACAGCTCAAACCCCAGTTGCCGGAACTGACGGCGGTGAGGGTGAAAGAAACCTGTACCGCAGGATGTGTCTATAAAGGTTGA
- the tnpA gene encoding IS66 family insertion sequence element accessory protein TnpA — protein sequence MVRHVNAWHLSGLTPKQYALPHDIPFNRLRNWIPRVSAPATRTDFIPAQVITPTSREASVMLHLPRGISLSCSLVIRGLTGTK from the coding sequence ATGGTTCGGCACGTCAACGCCTGGCACCTCAGTGGGCTTACCCCTAAACAATATGCGCTGCCACACGACATTCCCTTTAACCGTCTGAGAAACTGGATACCACGGGTTTCTGCCCCCGCCACGCGCACCGACTTTATTCCCGCACAGGTCATCACTCCCACCTCCAGAGAAGCGTCCGTTATGCTCCATTTGCCACGTGGTATCTCGCTCTCATGTTCTCTGGTAATAAGGGGATTGACTGGCACAAAGTGA